A segment of the Paracoccus suum genome:
CGACGGCCCCAGCATCGTCAGGAACTCACCCTTGGCGATGTCGAGGTTCAGGTCTTTGACGACGAGCGTCTGACCATCATAGCTTTTCTGGACATGGTCGAAAACGACAAAGCCGCGTTCCCTGGTCGGGTCTGTCAACAGGTTCTCTCCCGGTCGTGGTCGTTTCTGTTTGCTTGTTGACCTTAGCCTAGGCGGGTTGCGGCGCGTGTTGCAACTGACTTTCGGCGCTGTCGGCGCGCAGACATGCGCTGTCCAAGGCGTAGATTGCCGCTTGGCGGGGGGCCTGCCTGCGGCGCGAACATCCAGCGTCCGTTTGCGACAATCTTGAGGCAGTAATGCGCCGGTCAGGCGTCCAGTTCGACCCAGACCGGGACGTGGTCGGACGGCTTTTCACCGCCGCGCACGGCGCGGTCGATGCCCGCATCGACCATCAGATCGGCGGCATGTGCGGAAAGCAGCAGGTGATCGATGCGGATACCGTTGTCACGCTCCCAGCTGAGGCGCTGGTAATCCCAGAAGGTAAATGGTCCCCGCGTTGCATGGGGATCGCGAATACGGATAGCGTCGGTCCAGCCCTGGTTGACGATCCGGCGGAATGCGGCGCGCGTCTGCGGCAGGAACAGCGCGTCATCGACCCAGTTCTCTGGCTTGGCGGCATCGCGCGGCTCTGGGATGACGTTGAAATCGCCCAGCAGGACAGTCGGCACCTCATAGGCGAGCATGGCCGCGGCGTGCAGGCGCAGACGCTCCATCCAGGCTAGCTTGTAGTCGTATTTCGGACCCGGCGCCGGATTGCCGTTCGGCAGATAAATGCCACAGACATGGACCGCGGTCTTTCCGACGACGGTCGCCTCGATCAGACGGGCTTGCTCGTCGGTGTCATCGCCTGGCAGGCCCAGCGACAGGTCCTCGATCGGCAGGCGCGAGAGCATGGCAACGCCGTTGAATCCCTTCTGGCCATGGACCGCGACATGCCATCCCTTGTCTTCGTAAAAGGCGGTGGGAAAACCCTCGTCCTGCGTCTTGATCTCCTGCAGGACAGCCACGTCGGGCTGCGCGTCTTCCAGCCATGCGTCGAGGGCGTGGGTGCGGGCGCGCACGCCGTTGATGTTGAAGCTGGCGATCTTCATGGCGTGATCTGCGCCCCGAGGCCGCGCATCAGCGGCAGGAAATCGGGAAAGCTGGTGGCGATCGGGCCGGCGTCGTCGACGGTGATCGGCGCCTCGGATGCGAGGCCGAGGATCAGGAAGCTCATGGCGATGCGATGGTCGAGGCGGGAGGCGACAGTCGCCCCGCCCGGCACGGCGGCCATGCCGTGGACAGTCAGGCTGTCCGGTGTTTCCTCGATTCGTACGCCGCAGGCCTCCAGCCCGCGGGCCATGGCGTCGATCCGGTCACTTTCCTTGACGCGCAACTCGTGGATGCCGGGCATGTGGGTGCTGCCCACGGCTGTCGCGGCGAGCGCAGCGAGGATGGGATATTCGTCGATCATGCTGGCGGCGCGGGCAGCCGGGACGGTAACCCCGCGCAGGCGCGATGCGCGCAGGGTCAGGTCGGCCACCGGCTCGCCCCCCTCCTCGCGATCATTCTCGAAGGTCAGGTCGGCGCCCATCTCGGTCAGGGTGGTGTAAAAGCCGTCCCGGGTCGGGTTGCGGCTGACCCCGGGGATGCGGATCTCCGATCCCGGGACCAGCAGCGCGGCAGCAGCCGGAAAGGCGGCCGAGGACGGATCGCGGGGCACCGCCACGCGCTGCGGCCGCAGTTCCGGCCGGCCCGTCAGGGTTATGGTCACGCCATCGGGCCCCGCCTCGCTGGTGATTTCCGCCCCGAAGCCACGGAGCATGCGTTCAGTGTGATCGCGGGTCGGGACCGCCTCGATCACCACGGTCTGGCCGGGTGCATTGAGGCCAGCCAGCAGCACCGCCGACTTGATCTGCGCGCTGGCGACGGGGGTGCGGTAGGTGACTGGCACGGGGTCGCCCGCGCCACGCAGCGTCAGCGGCAGGCGCACGCCATCGCGGGCCGTGACTTCAGCCCCGAAGAGTTGCAGCGGGTCGGTCACCCGCCCCATCGGCCGCGCCGACAACGAGGCATCGCCGGTGAAGGTCGCGCTGATCGGCGTCGTGGCCATGGCCCCCATGATCAGCCGCACGCCAGTGCCGGAGTTGCCACAGTCGATCACGCCCGCGGGCTCGGCAAAGCCGCCAACGCCGACGCCATCTATCGCCCAATGCCCCTCGGCCAGCCGGGTCACGGTGGCGCCGAACGCACGCATCGCCGCGGCGGTATCCAGCACGTCCTGCCCTTCCAGCAGCCCCATCACCTCGGTCCGGCCGACCGAAAGCGCGCCCAGGATCAGGGCGCGGTGGCTCACGGACTTGTCGCCCGGCACCTGCGCCTCGCCATTCAACGGGCCGCTGCGGTGCGCGGTCAGGGGCTGGGGGGCGGCGTCATGCATCGGACTGCTCCTCACGGGCGGTAGCGGGTTGATAGCGCGGCGGCGGCACGGCTGCCACGGGCAATCTCGTCGCCCATCGCGCGCTAGCGGCGGAAGGTCACGTAATGGGGCGGTCGCCCCTCGCGCAGCGCCTTTTGCTCGTAGCGGGTCGAGGGCCAGTCATCCCAGGGCTGCGGTCCCTCATCGACCAGAACAAAGCCGGCCTGCGGCCCCTCCTCCACGGTCTGGCGCACATAATCCGGAATGTCGGTCGCGACCCGGAACTCGGCCCCCGGCTGCATCACGCGGAACAGCGGGCGCAGGTGATCTGCGGTCACGAAGCGCCGGCGGTGGTGGCGCGCCTTGGGCCAGGGATCGGGGTAATTCAGAAAGGCCCGCGCGATCGAGGCGTCCGGCAGCACGTCCATCAGATCGCGCGCATCGCCCGGATGAACCGAGACATTCTGGACCCCGGCCGCGCGAATCTTGCCCAGCAGCATGGCCACGCCATTGATGAACGGCTCGCAGCCGATGATGCCGATTTCGGGATAGCGGGCCGCCATGGCGACCATGTGCTCGCCACCGCCAAAGCCGACCTCCAACCAGATCTGGCGGTCATCGCCAAAGAGGGCGACCGGATCGATCGGCGCGCGCTCCGGGTTCTCAGCGGCGGTGATGCCGTGCGGGCGCAGATTGCCGAGGTCCTCGGCCAGATAGCCCCGCTGCGATGGGCGCAGGGTCTTGCCGTGACGGCGGCCATAGAAGTTGCGGCGCGGCTCGGGCGGTGTGTCGGACGGATCGCTCATGCCCCGCCCGATGCCGTGATCGGGCCGGGGGGTCAAGCGCGGCGGCCGCGCCTGACCCAAAAATCCCGCAAGGCCCCGGCCCCGCCCTATTCGGCGGCGAGGCGAGAGATGACGACCGTGACCTCGGGCTTCTTGCCGATCTCTTCCATGGTCACCTGGCGGGTGATCTTGCGAATCGCCTCTTCCAGTTTCGCGTCGTCGGCGATGGTGCGCGGGTCGGCGCGCTCGAGGAACTCGGCCAGTTCGGCCTCGATCTGCTGGTCCAGCGGCGCGCGGGTGCGGCCCTGCGCCGGCAGGCCCATGGTCTCGACCCAGGCGTCGGGCAGCGGGCGCTCGTCCTCGTCAATGATGACGTTGACCATCGCATGACCGTTCAGTGCCATGCGGATGCGGTCGCGCACCACGCCGTCCATCGCGCCGATCAGCACCGTTCCGTCCAGATAAACGCGCCCGGTATCTACCTGATCCACAACTCTCGGCGCGTCGCCGGTCAGGTCGACCATGGTGCCGTTGGTCACGACCATCGACTGTATGCCCTTGGCGCGGCCCAGCATCATGTGCTCGCGCAGATGCATGTGCTCGCCATGCATGGGAATCAGGATCTGCGGCTTCAGCAGGTCATGCACCGCCTCGAGGTCGGGCCGGTTGGCGTGGCCCGAGACATGGAAGGTACCGTCCTCGGCATCAAACAGGTTCACGCCTTTTTCCGACAGCCCGTTCATGATGCGGATGACCGGGCGCTCGTTCCCGGGAATCGTGCGGCTGCTGAAGAGGAAGCTGTCGCCTTCCTTCAGTTCAAGCCCCAGATAACGGCCGCGCGCCAGTTGCGCGGAGGCGGCGCGCCGCTCGCCCTGACTGCCGGTGACGATCAGCATCACCTGGCCTCGCGGCAGGTTCGCCGCCTGCTCGGGCGAGATGGTGTTGGGGAAGTTGGTCAGAATCCCGGTCTCGACCGCCGCCGTGATCATGCGGCGCATCGCCCGGCCCAGCAGGCAGACCTGCCGCCCCGCGGCGACACCGGCATCGGCCAAGGTTTTCAGGCGGGCGACGTTGCTGGCAAAGGTGGTCGCGACCACCATCTGTTTTTGCGCCATCACGAAATCCAGCAGCGGGTTCGCCAGAACTGCCTCGGACCGGCCCGGATTGGGCGAGAAGACGTTGGTCGAATCGCAGGTCAGAACCTTGATGCCCCGTCCCTCGCGCGCGATGTCGTGCCACAGGATCGGATCGAAGGCCTCGCCGACGATCGGGGTCCCGTCCAGCTTGAAGTCGCCCGAATGGACGATCCGGCCGGCCGGGCTGTCGATGACCAGCGCGGCGCTTTCCGGGATCGAGTGGCTGACGGGCACGAATTGGACCCGGAACGGCCCTGCCTCGATCACCGCCGGGCGCGCCGTGACGATCTTGAGCTGGTCCAGCGGCTGGCCATGTTCCTCCATCTTCAAGCGGGCCAGGGCCCCGGTGAACTTGCGGCAATAGACCGGCACCTTGAGGCGGTTCCACATCAGGCCCAGCGCGCCGACATGATCCTCGTGGCCGTGGGTGATGAACACGGCCTCCAGCCGGTCGCGGTTCGCCTCCAGCCAGCGCAGGTCCGGCATGATGAGGTCGATCCCGGGCGAGCTGTCCATGTCGCCGAAGGTTACCCCCAGATCGACCAGGATCAGCCGTTCGCGCCCTGGCTGGCCATAGCCGTAGACATAGGCGTTCATGCCGATCTCGCCGGCGCCGCCGAGCGGCAGATAAATGAGGCGGTCAGCCATCAGAATTTTCCTTATTGAAATCATGGATGAGGCGCAGACCATGCATGGTCAGGTCGTCCTCGATCGCGTCGAACTGGTCAAAGCCCTGATCGAACAGCGGCGCAAGGCCGCCCGTCGCGATAACCTTCATCTCGCGGCCCCGTTCGTCGCGAATCTTGTCGACCACGCCGCTGACGAGGCCGATGTAACCCCAGAAGATGCCGGACTGGATGCAGTTGACGGTGTTGGTGCCGATGACCTTCGGCGGCATGGTGACGTCGACATGCGGCAGCGAGGCCGCGCCCATGTGCAGCGCCTCGAGCGACAGGTTGACGCCGGGGGCGATTACCCCGCCGACATAGGCGCCGTCATCATCGGCCACGTCGAAGGTGGTTGCGGTGCCGAAATCGACGACGATCAGGTTGCCGCCATGGCGGTCGAAGGCGGCGGTGGTGTTGACGATCCGGTCCGGACCGACGATCACCCCGGGCTCGACCCGCGGCTCGTGCGGCAGCAGGCAGTCGGGCTTGCCTACCACCAGCGGTCG
Coding sequences within it:
- the xth gene encoding exodeoxyribonuclease III; this encodes MKIASFNINGVRARTHALDAWLEDAQPDVAVLQEIKTQDEGFPTAFYEDKGWHVAVHGQKGFNGVAMLSRLPIEDLSLGLPGDDTDEQARLIEATVVGKTAVHVCGIYLPNGNPAPGPKYDYKLAWMERLRLHAAAMLAYEVPTVLLGDFNVIPEPRDAAKPENWVDDALFLPQTRAAFRRIVNQGWTDAIRIRDPHATRGPFTFWDYQRLSWERDNGIRIDHLLLSAHAADLMVDAGIDRAVRGGEKPSDHVPVWVELDA
- the trmB gene encoding tRNA (guanine(46)-N(7))-methyltransferase TrmB, which codes for MSDPSDTPPEPRRNFYGRRHGKTLRPSQRGYLAEDLGNLRPHGITAAENPERAPIDPVALFGDDRQIWLEVGFGGGEHMVAMAARYPEIGIIGCEPFINGVAMLLGKIRAAGVQNVSVHPGDARDLMDVLPDASIARAFLNYPDPWPKARHHRRRFVTADHLRPLFRVMQPGAEFRVATDIPDYVRQTVEEGPQAGFVLVDEGPQPWDDWPSTRYEQKALREGRPPHYVTFRR
- the aroA gene encoding 3-phosphoshikimate 1-carboxyvinyltransferase encodes the protein MHDAAPQPLTAHRSGPLNGEAQVPGDKSVSHRALILGALSVGRTEVMGLLEGQDVLDTAAAMRAFGATVTRLAEGHWAIDGVGVGGFAEPAGVIDCGNSGTGVRLIMGAMATTPISATFTGDASLSARPMGRVTDPLQLFGAEVTARDGVRLPLTLRGAGDPVPVTYRTPVASAQIKSAVLLAGLNAPGQTVVIEAVPTRDHTERMLRGFGAEITSEAGPDGVTITLTGRPELRPQRVAVPRDPSSAAFPAAAALLVPGSEIRIPGVSRNPTRDGFYTTLTEMGADLTFENDREEGGEPVADLTLRASRLRGVTVPAARAASMIDEYPILAALAATAVGSTHMPGIHELRVKESDRIDAMARGLEACGVRIEETPDSLTVHGMAAVPGGATVASRLDHRIAMSFLILGLASEAPITVDDAGPIATSFPDFLPLMRGLGAQITP
- a CDS encoding ribonuclease J produces the protein MADRLIYLPLGGAGEIGMNAYVYGYGQPGRERLILVDLGVTFGDMDSSPGIDLIMPDLRWLEANRDRLEAVFITHGHEDHVGALGLMWNRLKVPVYCRKFTGALARLKMEEHGQPLDQLKIVTARPAVIEAGPFRVQFVPVSHSIPESAALVIDSPAGRIVHSGDFKLDGTPIVGEAFDPILWHDIAREGRGIKVLTCDSTNVFSPNPGRSEAVLANPLLDFVMAQKQMVVATTFASNVARLKTLADAGVAAGRQVCLLGRAMRRMITAAVETGILTNFPNTISPEQAANLPRGQVMLIVTGSQGERRAASAQLARGRYLGLELKEGDSFLFSSRTIPGNERPVIRIMNGLSEKGVNLFDAEDGTFHVSGHANRPDLEAVHDLLKPQILIPMHGEHMHLREHMMLGRAKGIQSMVVTNGTMVDLTGDAPRVVDQVDTGRVYLDGTVLIGAMDGVVRDRIRMALNGHAMVNVIIDEDERPLPDAWVETMGLPAQGRTRAPLDQQIEAELAEFLERADPRTIADDAKLEEAIRKITRQVTMEEIGKKPEVTVVISRLAAE
- a CDS encoding type III pantothenate kinase — protein: MLLCIDTGNTNTVFSIWDGARFRAHWRIATDHRRTADEYFVWLQSLISIQKFDLNIDACIISATAPRVVFNLRVLCNRYFDTRPLVVGKPDCLLPHEPRVEPGVIVGPDRIVNTTAAFDRHGGNLIVVDFGTATTFDVADDDGAYVGGVIAPGVNLSLEALHMGAASLPHVDVTMPPKVIGTNTVNCIQSGIFWGYIGLVSGVVDKIRDERGREMKVIATGGLAPLFDQGFDQFDAIEDDLTMHGLRLIHDFNKENSDG